The sequence CATGGGTGCGTGGCTTCTGGCCGCGGGTGCCCCTGGAAAACGTCATGCTCTGCCGAATGCCCGTATTATGATCCACCAGCCTCTGGGCGGTGCCGGCGGCCAGGCCACCGATATCGACATCCAGGCCCAGGAGATCATCAATATGAAGAAGAAGATGACGGGCATTCTCTCGAAACACACAGGTCGTACTGAGGCTCAGATAACCAAAGACATCGACCGTGATTATTTCCTGTCCGCAGAGCAGGCAAAGGAATACGGTATCGTTGATCACATCATCTCGACGGGAAAAAAACCGAAGAAAGAGTGATCGACGGCCCGTCCGGGACAAGTGCCTTGATCCAAAGGATCTGAGGCAAGGCGCCGCCGAAGACGGCGCACAGAGTTGGCTTGGGCCAATGAGTACGCCGGCTGAGAGTCGGCAACGCAGCCTCGGATTCTTTGGGTCGAGGCAGTAGGCGGCGACGGAGTGGGCGCCGGCCCATTAACTACGCCGGCTGAGAGTTGGCAACGAAGCCTCCGATCTTTTGGATCGAGGCAAAAGACAGACTTGGCAGAGAGCCTAAAGGGAGAGCAATTCTATGGCCAGCAAAGACAGCGGTTTGCATTGCAGCTTTTGCGGAAAAGGTCAGAAAGAAGTCAAAAAGCTGATTGCAGGTCCGAACGTCTATATCTGCGACGAATGCATTCAGCTTTGCAATGACATCATCGCCGAGGAAGTCGAAAAGGAAGAGTTGCTGAACACCAGCAACAAGATCCCGAACCCCAAGGACATCAAGCGCATCCTCGACGAGTACGTTATCGGCCAGGAGCGAGCCAAGAAGATCCTCTCTGTCGCGGTGCACAACCATTACAAGCGTATCGATCACAAGTCGACCGGTGATGAAGTTGAATTGACCAAGTCCAACATCCTTCTGATCGGCCCGACCGGTAGCGGTAAAACGCTGCTGGCCCAGACGCTGGCGCGCATTCTGAATGTGCCTTTCACGATCTCCGACGCCACCAACCTCACTGAGGCGGGTTATGTCGGCGAGGACGTGGAGAACATCATTCTGAACCTGCTCCAGAATGCTGACTACGATGTTGAACTGGCAC comes from Oligoflexus sp. and encodes:
- the clpP gene encoding ATP-dependent Clp endopeptidase proteolytic subunit ClpP, which encodes MAIIPTVVEQTNRGERAWDIYSRLLMERIVMLGSPIYDEIANTIVAQLLYLESVDPEKDISIYINSPGGSITAGLAIYDCMQLIRPDIRTYCIGQCCSMGAWLLAAGAPGKRHALPNARIMIHQPLGGAGGQATDIDIQAQEIINMKKKMTGILSKHTGRTEAQITKDIDRDYFLSAEQAKEYGIVDHIISTGKKPKKE